Below is a genomic region from Pseudomonas berkeleyensis.
CCGGTGTGCTGGCGGCGGCGGGGCTGTATGCCCTGCAGCACCAGGTGCAGCGCCTGGCCGAGGATCATGCCAACGCTGCACGTCTAGGTGCAGCTCTGAGCGAGCTGGGCTACAGCGTCGAGCCGGTGCAGACCAATATGGTCTATGTGCAACTCGGCGAGCGTGCCGGGCAAGTCAAGGCCTTCATGGCCGAACACGGCATCGCCGTCAGTGCCGCGCCACGCCTGCGCCTGGTCACTCATCTGGACGTCAGTGCCGAGCAAATCGAGCGGGTGATCGAGGCATTTGCTGCTTTCCGTTCGCATTGAGCGTCAGGCGTGCGCTGCCGATAGGCGCACGCTATCAATAAGGTACTAGCCGCGCGCGGTAGGCCCGATATAATGCGACCCTTTGCAGACTGCGTGACAACTGCTGCGCTCGGCCATGCTGCGTTAAAAACCGGCTCAGAATGCTCATTTACAACTCGTAAACTGCGCTTCTTCGCCAGCTTTTGCCTTGCCTGACCTTCGCTCGCGACGTTCTCACTTTGTCTGCTTCGCCGGCTTTGCCGTGGCCGCCTGATTCCGTGGATATCCCTATGAAAAGCGCAGAAATCCGTGAAGCCTTCCTGAGCTTCTTCGAAGAAAAAGGGCACACCCGTGTCGCTTCCAGCTCGCTGATTCCGGCGAACGACCCGACCCTGCTGTTCACCAACGCAGGCATGAACCAGTTCAAGGACTGCTTCCTGGGCCTGGAAAAGCGCGCCTATACTCGCGCTACCACCAGCCAGAAGTGCGTGCGTGCCGGCGGCAAGCACAATGACCTGGAAAACGTCGGTTACACCGCGCGCCACCACACCTTCTTCGAAATGCTGGGCAACTTCAGCTTCGGCGACTATTTCAAGCGTGATGCCATCCATTACGCCTGGGAGTTCCTGACCTCCGACAAGTGGCTGAACCTGCCCAAGGAAAAGCTCTGGGTCACCGTCTACGCCACCGATGATGAGGCCTACGACATCTGGACCAAGGAAGTCGGCATTCCCACCGAGCGCATGATCCGTATCGGTGACAACAAGGGCGCGCCGTACGCATCGGATAACTTCTGGGCGATGGGCGATACCGGCCCGTGCGGCCCATGCACCGAGATCTTCTTCGACCACGGCGAGCACATCTGGGGCGGCCCACCCGGCAGCCCGGAAGAAGATGGCGACCGCTACATCGAGATCTGGAACAACGTGTTCATGCAGTTCAACCGCACTGCCGATGGCGTACTGCACGCGTTGCCGGCACCGAGCGTGGACACCGGCATGGGCCTGGAGCGCATCAGCGCCGTGCTGCAGCACGTCAACTCGAACTACGAGATCGACCTGTTCCAGAACCTGCTGGCCGCTTCTGCCAAGGCCATCGGCTGCGCCAACGCAGGCGAAGCCTCGCTTAAAGTGGTGGCTGACCATATCCGTTCCTGCAGCTTCCTGATTGCCGATGGCGTGACACCGTCCAACGAAGGCCGTGGCTACGTGCTGCGCCGTATCATTCGTCGTGCCTGCCGTCATGGCAACAAGCTGGGCGCCAAGGGCAGCTTCTTCTACCAGATCGTCGCCGCCCTGGTGGCCGAGATGGGCGAAGCCTTCCCTGAGCTCAAGCAGCAACAGGCGCACATCGAGCGCGTACTGAAGACCGAGGAAGAGCAGTTCGCCAAGACCCTGGAGCAGGGCCTGAAGATTCTCGAGCAGGATCTGCTGGGGCTGAAAGGCGATGTCATTCCGGGTGATGTCGTGTTCAAGCTGTATGACACCTATGGTTTCCCGGTCGACCTGACCGCCGACATCGCCCGTGAGCGCGAACTGTCGGTGGATGAGGCCGGCTTCGAGCGTGAAATGGAAGCGCAGCGTGAGCGCGCCCGTTCCGCCAGCGCCTTCGGCATGGATTACAACGCCCTGGTCAAGGTCGACAGCGATACTCGCTTCCTCGGCTATGAAGGCACCAGTGGCGAAGGCAAGGTGATCGCCCTGTTCAAGGCTGGCAGCGCCGTCGACAGCCTCGCCGAAGGCGAGGAGGGCGTGGTGGTGCTGGATCAGACCCCGTTCTACGCCGAGTCGGGTGGTCAGATTGGTGACTGCGGCTATCTGGAAGCGGCCGGCGTGCGCTTCGATGTGCGCGACACCACCAAGGCGGGCGGCGCCTTCCTGCACCACGGTGTGGTCGCCAAGGGCGGCCTGAGCGTCGGTGCCAGCGTCAAGGCCGAGGCTGATGCCAGCGTGCGTCAGGCCACTGCCCTGAACCACTCCGCAACCCACTTGCTGCATGCCGCGCTGCGTCAGGTGCTGGGTGACCACGTGCAGCAGAAGGGCTCGCTGGTCGACAGTCAGCGTCTGCGCTTCGACTTCAGCCACTTCGAGGCGATCAAGCCCGACCAACTGAAGCAGCTGGAAGACATCGTCAACGCCGAGATTCGCAAGAACTCCGAGGTCGAGACCGAGGAAACCGACATTGAAACCGCCAAGGCCAAAGGCGCCATGGCGCTGTTCGGTGAGAAGTATGGCGATCAGGTGCGTGTGCTGAGCATGGGCGGCGACTTCTCCGTCGAGCTGTGCGGCGGTACCCACGTATCGCGTACCGGCGACATCGGCCTGTTCAAGATCACCAGCGAGGGCGGCGTGGCCGCTGGCGTGCGTCGTAT
It encodes:
- the alaS gene encoding alanine--tRNA ligase — translated: MKSAEIREAFLSFFEEKGHTRVASSSLIPANDPTLLFTNAGMNQFKDCFLGLEKRAYTRATTSQKCVRAGGKHNDLENVGYTARHHTFFEMLGNFSFGDYFKRDAIHYAWEFLTSDKWLNLPKEKLWVTVYATDDEAYDIWTKEVGIPTERMIRIGDNKGAPYASDNFWAMGDTGPCGPCTEIFFDHGEHIWGGPPGSPEEDGDRYIEIWNNVFMQFNRTADGVLHALPAPSVDTGMGLERISAVLQHVNSNYEIDLFQNLLAASAKAIGCANAGEASLKVVADHIRSCSFLIADGVTPSNEGRGYVLRRIIRRACRHGNKLGAKGSFFYQIVAALVAEMGEAFPELKQQQAHIERVLKTEEEQFAKTLEQGLKILEQDLLGLKGDVIPGDVVFKLYDTYGFPVDLTADIARERELSVDEAGFEREMEAQRERARSASAFGMDYNALVKVDSDTRFLGYEGTSGEGKVIALFKAGSAVDSLAEGEEGVVVLDQTPFYAESGGQIGDCGYLEAAGVRFDVRDTTKAGGAFLHHGVVAKGGLSVGASVKAEADASVRQATALNHSATHLLHAALRQVLGDHVQQKGSLVDSQRLRFDFSHFEAIKPDQLKQLEDIVNAEIRKNSEVETEETDIETAKAKGAMALFGEKYGDQVRVLSMGGDFSVELCGGTHVSRTGDIGLFKITSEGGVAAGVRRIEAVTGAAALAWLNGAEEQLKEAASLVKGSRDNVLDKLSALIERNRQLEKELEQLKAKAASAAGNDLAGSAIEVKGTKVLATRLDGLDGKALLALVDQLKNKLGSAVILLGGVFDEKVVLVAGVTQDLTAKVKAGDLMRQAAAAVGGKGGGRPDMAQGGGVDANKLDEALALAATLVEQAS